One genomic window of Cannabis sativa cultivar Pink pepper isolate KNU-18-1 chromosome 2, ASM2916894v1, whole genome shotgun sequence includes the following:
- the LOC133033960 gene encoding putative disease resistance protein RGA3: MAEAVLTVVLDNLSALIQKQIGSILSVEKEMITMCSMLSTISVVIEDAEERQSTNRAIKDWLQKLEDVSCELEDVLDDCEVEAFRMEQNHLQYDHHKWIRKVDVGERRNQIRDNRQTGSVITQPHVYGREEDKERVVGVLVNDAINSNDTSVYCIVGLEGMGKTTLAQWVFNDERINEHFELKIWVCVSEDFDVHRLIKAIIESKTERACEAMEMDPLQRQLQNMLQRKRYLIVLDDVWNEDHEEWDKLKYVLECGSKGASLVVTTRSKKVASIMGTTPMHHYLTGLSDDDCWLLFKQCAFGNHREEQLNLVNIGKEIVKKWKGVPLATKALGGLMCFKSEEEEVWLSVMCSELWNLPEDKASILPALKLSYLHLPIEEKRSFSYCAIFPKDHKIIKTLVIHLWMEDRLISSKPEFELEVEDVGS; encoded by the exons ATGGCTGAAGCTGTTCTCACTGTTGTCCTTGACAATCTGAGCGCACTCATCCAAAAGCAAATTGGATCTATTTTGAGTGTGGAGAAAGAGATGATAACGATGTGTAGCATGCTCTCAACCATTTCTGTTGTGATTGAAGATGCCGAGGAGAGACAATCAACAAATCGTGCTATAAAGGATTGGCTGCAAAAGTTGGAAGATGTTTCTTGTGAGTTGGAGGATGTTTTGGATGATTGTGAAGTTGAGGCCTTCCGAATGGAGCAAAATCATCTACAATATGATCACCATAAGTGGATTCGTAAG GTTGATGTTGGGGAGAGACGAAATCAAATTAGAGACAATCGTCAAACTGGTTCTGTTATTACTCAACCACATGTGTATGGGAGAGAAGAGGACAAGGAGAGAGTTGTTGGGGTTCTTGTTAATGATGCCATCAATTCCAATGATACTTCTGTTTACTGTATTGTTGGTTTAGAGGGAATGGGGAAGACAACTCTTGCCCAATGGGTCTTCAATGATGAAAGGATCAATGAGCATTTTGAGCTAAAGATATGGGTTTGTGTTTCTGAAGACTTTGATGTGCATAGATTGATCAAAGCTATCATAGAATCTAAAACTGAACGTGCTTGTGAAGCAATGGAGATGGATCCTTTGCAGAGACAACTTCAGAACATGCttcaaagaaagagatacttgattgTTTTGGATGATGTGTGGAATGAAGATCATGAGGAATGGGACAAGTTGAAATATGTATTGGAATGCGGATCGAAAGGTGCTTCGCTGGTTGTCACTACTCGTTCGAAAAAGGTTGCATCCATTATGGGAACAACACCAATGCATCACTACTTGACTGGTTTATCAGACGATGACTGTTGGTTATTATTCAAGCAATGTGCATTTGGTAACCATAGAGAAGAGCAACTTAATCTTGTGAATATTGGAAAAGAGATAGTGAAGAAGTGGAAGGGAGTTCCATTAGCAACAAAAGCTTTAGGTGGCTTAATGTGTTTCAAAAGTGAAGAGGAGGAGGTGTGGCTTTCTGTTATGTGTAGTGAGCTTTGGAATTTACCGGAGGATAAAGCTTCCATCTTGCCTGCTTTGAAGTTAAGCTACCTTCACCTTCCAATAGAGGAGAAACGATCCTTCTCTTATTGTGCTATATTTCCAAAggatcataaaataataaagacactAGTAATTCACCTTTGGATGGAAGACAGGTTGATTTCTTCGAAGCCAGAATTTGAACTTGAGGTGGAAGACGTTGGAAGCTAA
- the LOC115720799 gene encoding fatty acyl-CoA reductase 1, whose translation MEFGGLIEYLENKTILITGGAGFVAKIFVEKILRSQPNVKKIYVLLRASDSNSARHRFKTQVMEKELFRLLRAKWEKKFDSFIWERVEVVCGDISDENYLLGIKNSNLRDQMFKDVDFIVNCAATTDFFERYDVALATNTIGILNLLSFAKKCIKLKKLLHLSTAYVSGERDGIVPEKAFEFGETLKKTFTKLDFEIEHELATHKLSQLRENEASEATINATMREFGIESIIRANHFGWPNTYVFTKAMGEMCLEQFKEDVYTVILRPTMILSTYKEPFPGWIEGLRTIDIIIASIGKGKMSFFLGKPTLIVDLIPADMVVNAMILGMVFGENGMIYHVGSSIKNPIYVSQAYDYVYNYFTENPLFDHKEEKPIIVTKVKLFQHIFTLNIYMAIRFLLPLKILQMVANIPFLRCYKDVYAKNMKKLQTVMRFIQKFKHFALFNGIFEDTNSERLREELIKGSGNLEIMEAFNFDPNSIDWEDYIINTHIPGLIKYVII comes from the exons ATGGAATTTGGAGGTTTGATTGAATATCTTGAGAACAAGACTATTTTAATAACTGGAGGAGCTGGCTTTGTTGCCAAAA tcTTTGTGGAGAAAATTTTAAGGAGTCAACCAAATGTGAAGAAGATTTATGTTCTTTTAAGAGCTTCAGATTCCAACTCAGCACGACATCGTTTCAAAACACAg gtgATGGAAAAGGAATTGTTTAGGTTACTAAGGGCAAAATGGGAAAAGAAGTTTGATTCATTTATATGGGAAAGAGTGGAAGTTGTGTGTGGTGACATTAGTGATGAAAACTACTTATTAGGCATCAAAAATTCCAATTTGAGGGACCAAATGTTCAAAGATGTTGACTTTATAGTCAACTGTGCTGCAACAACTGATTTCTTTGAGAG GTATGATGTAGCTCTGGCCACTAATACAATTGGAATTTTAAATCTTTTGAGTTTTGCAAAGAAGTGCATTAAACTAAAGAAGCTACTCCATTTGTCAACTg ctTACGTAAGCGGTGAAAGAGATGGAATAGTACCAGAGAAAGCATTCGAGTTTGGTGAAACATTAAAGAAAACTTTCACCAAACTTGATTTTGAAATCGAACATGAACTAGCCACACACAAATTGTCTCAACTTCGAGAAAACGAAGCTTCGGAAGCAACCATCAATGCCACAATGAGAGAATTTGGAATTGAAAG TATTATTAGGGCAAACCATTTTGGATGGCCAAATACATATGTATTTACAAAAGCAATGGGAGAAATGTGCTTAGAACAATTCAAAGAAGATGTCTACACTGTCATACTACGTCCCACAATGATTTTAAGCACTTATAAAGAACCATTTCCTGGTTGGATCGAAGGACTTAg AACCATAGATATCATAATTGCTAGCATTGGAAAAGGAAAAATGTCATTCTTCTTGGGCAAACCTACTTTGATAGTTGACTTG ATACCAGCAGATATGGTGGTAAATGCAATGATTTTGGGGATGGTATTTGGTGAAAATGGAATGATTTATCATGTTGGAAGCTCCATCAAAAATCCTATTTATGTTTCTCAAGCTTATGATTATGTGTATAATTATTTCACTGAAAATCCACTTTTTGATCataaagaagaaaagccaatcaTAGTAACCAAAGTCAAACTTTTCCAACATATTTTCACTCTAAACATCTACATGGCCATTCGATTCCTCCTACCTCTGAAG atACTGCAAATGGTGGCCAACATACCATTTTTGAGATGTTACAAAGATGTTTATGCCAAAAACATGAAGAAACTTCAGACAGTAATGCGTTTCATACAAAAATTCAAACACTTTGCCTTATTCAATGGGAT ATTTGAGGATACAAATTCTGAAAGGCTAAGAGAAGAATTGATCAAAGGGAGTGGCAATTTGGAAATAATGGAAGCATTCAATTTTGATCCCAACTCCATTGATTGGGAAGATTATATTATCAATACTCACATTCCTGGCCTCATAAAATATGTtattatttaa